Proteins co-encoded in one Leptospira fletcheri genomic window:
- a CDS encoding DsbA family oxidoreductase produces the protein MKTAISIYSDVVCPWCYIGKRRLESAIEKWKETHPADEIQVEWKPFQLNPDLPPEGTDRDAHMVSKFGSLERVKSMTERVAEIAKQDGLEFHNLEKGHQPNTFLLHTLIRKAKKYGKESELAEVFFRNFFSEGKNLSEDSVILASLKEAGVPESELAAVKADDRLIAEIESEETDGKQMGVTGVPFYIFNEKYAVSGAQPVDLFLQVFDRLKAESN, from the coding sequence TTGAAAACCGCAATTTCCATTTACTCGGATGTAGTCTGCCCTTGGTGCTATATCGGAAAAAGAAGACTCGAATCTGCGATCGAGAAATGGAAAGAAACTCATCCAGCAGACGAGATCCAAGTAGAATGGAAACCGTTCCAATTGAATCCCGATCTACCTCCGGAAGGAACGGATCGGGACGCTCACATGGTCTCTAAATTCGGTTCGCTGGAAAGGGTAAAATCCATGACGGAACGGGTAGCCGAAATCGCGAAGCAAGACGGATTAGAATTTCATAATTTGGAAAAAGGGCACCAGCCCAACACTTTCCTGCTCCACACATTGATCCGAAAGGCCAAAAAATATGGCAAAGAATCGGAACTGGCGGAGGTATTCTTCAGGAACTTCTTTTCCGAAGGAAAAAATTTGTCGGAAGATTCCGTGATTCTTGCGAGTTTGAAGGAAGCCGGTGTTCCCGAATCCGAGTTGGCGGCCGTGAAAGCGGATGATCGCCTCATTGCGGAAATCGAATCGGAAGAAACCGACGGAAAACAGATGGGGGTCACCGGAGTCCCTTTCTATATTTTTAACGAAAAATACGCGGTCTCCGGCGCACAGCCCGTGGATTTGTTTTTGCAGGTATTCGATCGTTTGAAAGCGGAATCGAACTGA
- a CDS encoding polyhydroxyalkanoate synthesis regulator DNA-binding domain-containing protein translates to MKVLKRYANRRLYDPETSKTITLEDVAEMIIAGSEIKVVDNMTGQDITPKILGQTFLKVSLGQRNEEFSNYMLSALIRETGKNISALFGRLVLGGIGLAYLTREKMDKILQSMVALGELKLEEVKSYREDLLTHLAHRASENREQIQEELKKVGRELEDGGEKGLAVEDFSEKIRKIAEQVRDKDSI, encoded by the coding sequence ATGAAAGTACTCAAACGATACGCAAACCGCAGGTTGTACGACCCCGAGACGAGCAAAACTATCACCCTCGAAGACGTTGCGGAGATGATCATCGCCGGAAGTGAAATCAAGGTCGTGGACAATATGACCGGCCAGGACATCACTCCTAAAATCCTAGGCCAAACCTTTTTAAAGGTCAGCCTAGGCCAGAGAAACGAGGAATTTTCCAACTATATGCTTTCCGCCCTGATACGGGAAACGGGAAAAAACATCAGTGCCTTATTCGGACGTCTGGTGCTCGGCGGAATCGGCCTGGCCTACCTGACCCGGGAAAAGATGGATAAGATTCTGCAGAGCATGGTGGCGCTAGGGGAATTGAAACTGGAAGAGGTGAAGAGCTACCGGGAAGACCTGCTTACCCATTTGGCTCACCGAGCCAGTGAAAATCGGGAACAAATCCAAGAAGAGCTCAAAAAAGTCGGTCGGGAACTGGAAGATGGGGGCGAAAAGGGATTGGCGGTAGAGGACTTTTCCGAGAAAATTCGGAAGATCGCGGAGCAGGTTCGGGACAAAGATTCCATCTGA
- a CDS encoding HEAT repeat domain-containing protein, producing the protein MSAFRFSSLFFCAILLISNSVSAKEPIHEKLDRLFFEQVRKLESGTLEEKVQAAEYLKFVKSKLAVRPLLDALKGNPKVPKSEENSPSLKFAIAQALGAMELDLAAPGLVEEFKRMSPQVQESDLPNFSSAEGYNLTISVGEVVRNLGLLPYSKENEDTIVTGLSHPNFYIRAAAADGLKNQKRKESLAQLNSALEKEKNAFVKVAILNAIVSNNRIANQKFYDLCAFLKDESPMVRYRTSVAVGEVDLKAGEFSLREALLIEHEPIVREQIKKDLASVIGFKMPATSFMFQDQSGK; encoded by the coding sequence ATGTCCGCTTTTAGATTTTCCAGCCTATTCTTTTGCGCTATTCTTCTCATATCCAATTCCGTTTCCGCAAAGGAACCCATTCACGAAAAACTGGATCGATTGTTCTTCGAGCAAGTCCGCAAATTGGAAAGCGGTACATTAGAGGAGAAAGTCCAGGCTGCCGAGTATCTGAAATTCGTAAAAAGCAAATTGGCGGTTCGCCCTCTTTTGGACGCTTTAAAGGGAAATCCCAAGGTGCCTAAATCGGAAGAGAACTCTCCTTCCTTAAAATTCGCCATCGCTCAGGCGCTCGGTGCGATGGAATTGGACTTGGCCGCTCCCGGATTGGTGGAAGAGTTCAAGCGCATGTCTCCTCAAGTTCAGGAATCCGATCTCCCGAATTTCAGTTCTGCGGAAGGTTATAACCTGACGATCTCCGTGGGGGAAGTCGTTCGGAATTTGGGTCTTTTGCCCTATTCGAAAGAGAATGAAGATACCATCGTAACGGGCTTAAGCCATCCCAATTTCTATATCCGTGCCGCTGCCGCTGACGGTCTCAAAAACCAGAAACGGAAGGAATCCTTGGCTCAATTGAATTCGGCCCTAGAAAAGGAAAAAAATGCCTTCGTAAAAGTCGCGATTCTGAACGCTATCGTTTCCAACAATCGGATCGCGAATCAGAAGTTTTACGATCTTTGCGCGTTCTTGAAGGACGAATCGCCTATGGTTCGTTACAGGACTTCCGTAGCCGTGGGAGAGGTGGATCTGAAAGCAGGCGAATTTTCCCTGAGAGAGGCTCTTTTGATCGAACATGAGCCGATCGTGCGAGAACAGATTAAAAAGGACCTCGCTAGTGTGATCGGATTTAAAATGCCGGCGACCAGCTTTATGTTCCAAGACCAAAGCGGGAAATAA
- a CDS encoding metal-dependent hydrolase: protein MTVQTTTKKRNIKPIDAKSPSVRKMDFEGLDQLSDYYIAGNSFVTHTVNAYHIIFPEGERFFIKSVKAFSDQVTDPGLQNRVKAFIGQEVQHGKEHEKALEMLEKKGYPVSRILKFYVKTAYSFFWPILEFLFGKKLKLSVTAGLEHYTATMGEISLRHNLHDQAEGEMRNLLLWHACEEIEHKSVAYDVLQTVSKSYLLRVFGFIIASFMFWGYAVIIQHLFILSDKNIGLKRYFADMKNAGPYVSLLWTDISKSFGIYFKRDFHPDQTGGYELANAALATI from the coding sequence ATGACCGTCCAAACAACTACTAAAAAGCGAAATATCAAACCGATCGACGCAAAGTCTCCGAGCGTACGCAAAATGGATTTCGAAGGGTTAGACCAGCTTTCCGATTATTATATCGCCGGGAATTCCTTCGTCACTCATACGGTAAACGCCTATCATATTATTTTCCCCGAAGGAGAGCGCTTCTTTATCAAGAGTGTAAAAGCCTTTTCCGACCAAGTTACCGATCCAGGACTACAAAACCGTGTGAAGGCTTTTATCGGTCAGGAAGTTCAACACGGAAAGGAACATGAAAAAGCGTTGGAAATGCTGGAAAAGAAAGGTTATCCGGTCTCTCGGATCCTGAAATTCTATGTGAAAACCGCCTATTCCTTTTTCTGGCCAATCCTGGAATTCCTGTTCGGAAAGAAACTGAAACTCTCCGTAACCGCCGGGTTAGAACATTATACCGCGACTATGGGGGAAATTTCTCTTCGTCACAACCTTCACGACCAAGCGGAGGGAGAGATGAGAAACTTATTGCTTTGGCATGCGTGTGAAGAGATCGAGCACAAGTCCGTCGCCTACGACGTTCTCCAAACGGTATCCAAAAGTTATCTACTGAGGGTTTTCGGTTTTATCATCGCTTCCTTTATGTTTTGGGGATATGCAGTGATTATCCAGCATCTGTTTATCCTATCCGATAAGAACATAGGTCTGAAACGGTATTTCGCCGACATGAAGAACGCGGGTCCGTACGTTTCCCTACTTTGGACCGATATATCCAAATCTTTCGGAATTTATTTCAAAAGGGATTTCCATCCGGACCAAACCGGTGGATACGAATTGGCGAACGCCGCTCTCGCAACTATATAA
- a CDS encoding metal-dependent hydrolase, whose product MSLETKVKGKNLKPIDAQSPTVRKMDFSGLDKISDHYVANNSFVTHNVNAYHVLFPEGERFFIKSVKAFSDRVTDPGLQNRVKAFIGQEVQHGKEHEKALEILEAQGRPIRAMLKFYVWTAFDFLVPVLEFLFGKKLKLSVTAGLEHYTASMGEVVLRHRLYDNAEGEMRNLLLWHACEEIEHKSVAYDVLQTISKSYVLRIFGFLIASLIFWGYSIFLQHWFLLADKKVGIRKYFQDLNGSRPIGRVLYPSLASMALLYFKPGFHPDQTGGYELANAALATI is encoded by the coding sequence ATGAGCTTAGAAACGAAAGTGAAAGGTAAAAATTTAAAGCCGATAGACGCACAATCGCCTACGGTCCGTAAGATGGACTTTTCCGGTTTGGACAAGATCTCCGATCATTATGTGGCGAATAATTCCTTCGTCACACATAATGTGAATGCATATCATGTACTGTTTCCGGAAGGGGAGCGCTTCTTTATCAAGAGCGTAAAGGCTTTTTCGGACCGTGTCACCGATCCTGGATTACAGAACCGTGTGAAGGCTTTCATCGGTCAGGAAGTCCAGCATGGAAAGGAACATGAAAAAGCTCTGGAGATTCTGGAAGCCCAAGGGCGTCCGATCCGAGCCATGTTGAAGTTCTACGTGTGGACCGCTTTTGATTTTTTGGTTCCCGTATTGGAGTTCCTGTTCGGAAAGAAACTGAAACTCTCCGTAACCGCAGGGTTGGAACATTATACGGCTAGCATGGGAGAAGTAGTACTCAGGCATAGGTTGTACGACAATGCGGAAGGGGAGATGAGAAACTTATTGCTTTGGCATGCCTGCGAAGAGATCGAGCATAAATCGGTAGCTTACGACGTTCTCCAAACGATATCAAAAAGTTATGTTTTGCGTATTTTCGGCTTTTTGATCGCTTCCCTGATCTTCTGGGGATATTCGATTTTTCTACAGCACTGGTTCCTTTTGGCGGATAAGAAAGTAGGGATCCGAAAGTATTTTCAAGATCTCAACGGCTCCCGGCCCATAGGAAGAGTTTTGTATCCGTCGCTGGCTTCTATGGCGCTCCTGTATTTTAAACCCGGTTTTCACCCTGATCAGACCGGCGGATACGAATTAGCGAACGCCGCATTGGCCACCATTTAA
- a CDS encoding YciI family protein, whose translation MKFFLIELRYTSSLEKIEAAVVEHRAFLQTLYDRGILLLSGPKEPRIGGMILGKANSKEEMQNLLREDPFQKQGLAEVSFTEFHPVKYQKFLENWISAP comes from the coding sequence ATGAAATTTTTTCTAATAGAACTGCGCTATACTTCCTCTTTGGAAAAGATCGAAGCTGCGGTCGTAGAACACCGCGCATTTTTGCAGACGTTGTACGACAGAGGGATCCTATTACTTTCCGGCCCGAAGGAACCTCGAATCGGAGGAATGATTTTAGGAAAAGCGAACTCTAAAGAGGAAATGCAAAACTTACTCCGAGAAGATCCTTTTCAGAAGCAAGGATTAGCGGAAGTATCATTTACGGAATTCCATCCGGTTAAATATCAGAAATTTCTGGAGAATTGGATTTCGGCCCCATAA
- a CDS encoding UvrD-helicase domain-containing protein, with protein MDVKYDREQEAVIMDPSRFLQVIASAGSGKTKTMVGVVERSLEQGVGAEEILVLSFTRKAAGEIRNRILHRVGRTNVRVHTFHSFCFQALARWHPDFRKRTPSIVLPMEKNAFFREWFRKDPFLVGGIPYELLADLRSLPEDFPKEWYEELQKDYRAYKTSTGKLDFDDLVHLFLRSLEEREPWTEIPRNLLKKILVDEFQDTNSEQLVFLRNLSESSSIVVVGDDAQSIYGFRGADVKLFLDFPRFFQGTSRHLLITNYRSLPKIVEASDIPIRKNRGKITKEVRAHRKGKAFVGRILINGIPDLFPFLENAYLTCGKNWKILCRSNHRIREYLRAGIPEDFLLTIHSAKGLEFHTVFVDLADGWNVKWTSSEEILEEERRILYVALSRAEDSLAIVGSRTRNARETAEDLFFSYFDSLPLWKKPPQ; from the coding sequence ATGGACGTAAAATACGACCGCGAACAAGAAGCGGTTATAATGGACCCTTCCCGATTCCTTCAAGTAATCGCTTCCGCCGGTTCCGGAAAGACTAAGACCATGGTGGGAGTCGTGGAAAGAAGCCTCGAACAGGGAGTCGGAGCAGAGGAAATACTTGTGCTCAGCTTTACCAGAAAGGCAGCTGGGGAAATCCGAAACAGAATCCTACACCGTGTCGGACGCACAAACGTCCGGGTCCATACTTTCCATTCCTTTTGCTTCCAAGCTTTGGCCCGTTGGCACCCCGATTTCCGAAAGCGCACTCCGAGTATCGTGCTCCCCATGGAAAAAAACGCTTTTTTCCGGGAATGGTTCCGGAAAGACCCATTCTTGGTCGGAGGAATTCCGTACGAATTATTGGCGGATCTGCGAAGCTTGCCTGAGGACTTTCCCAAGGAATGGTACGAGGAATTGCAGAAAGATTACCGTGCCTACAAAACAAGTACGGGAAAACTGGATTTCGACGATTTAGTGCATTTGTTTCTTCGCTCTCTCGAGGAAAGAGAACCTTGGACGGAAATCCCTAGGAATCTCTTGAAAAAAATCCTGGTGGACGAATTCCAAGATACGAATTCGGAACAGCTCGTTTTTCTACGCAATCTAAGCGAAAGCTCTTCCATCGTCGTAGTGGGAGACGACGCTCAGAGCATCTACGGATTCCGTGGAGCGGATGTGAAATTGTTCCTGGATTTTCCTCGATTCTTCCAAGGAACGAGCCGACATTTACTCATTACAAATTACAGATCTTTACCGAAGATTGTGGAAGCATCCGACATTCCGATCCGGAAAAACCGCGGCAAAATTACGAAAGAAGTCCGCGCCCATAGAAAAGGGAAAGCGTTCGTCGGTAGAATTTTGATCAACGGAATCCCGGACCTTTTCCCGTTTTTGGAAAACGCGTACCTCACCTGCGGAAAAAATTGGAAGATCCTCTGTAGGTCCAACCATAGGATCCGGGAATACCTCCGCGCGGGAATTCCGGAAGACTTCCTGCTGACCATCCATAGCGCCAAAGGACTGGAATTCCATACGGTCTTCGTGGACTTAGCGGACGGTTGGAACGTAAAGTGGACTTCATCCGAGGAAATCCTGGAAGAGGAGCGCAGAATCCTTTACGTGGCCTTGTCCAGAGCCGAAGATAGCCTTGCAATCGTGGGGTCTCGAACGAGGAATGCACGCGAAACGGCGGAGGATCTTTTTTTTTCCTATTTCGATTCCCTACCCCTATGGAAGAAACCTCCGCAATAG
- a CDS encoding MarR family winged helix-turn-helix transcriptional regulator: MKNEIIQTIGQAVMLFQDASEAFDDTAAEVMGLNRTDLKCLGIIFRNGSVSPSEIARVTGLTRGAMTTALDRIENAGYAKRIPDPLDRRGILLELTKKGESSIGSIWGPFIEVGKRNLSKYSMDELKAIRQFLEDAKNAQFEHIERVRKLKLPKRS, translated from the coding sequence ATGAAAAACGAAATCATTCAGACGATAGGCCAGGCCGTTATGCTATTCCAGGATGCCTCCGAGGCATTTGATGATACCGCAGCAGAAGTGATGGGGCTGAATCGTACCGATCTGAAATGTCTGGGTATTATCTTCAGGAATGGATCCGTTTCTCCTAGCGAGATTGCGAGAGTCACCGGGCTTACCAGGGGAGCCATGACGACCGCGCTGGATAGAATCGAAAATGCAGGTTATGCCAAGCGGATACCGGATCCTTTGGATCGCAGGGGAATCCTTTTGGAACTCACGAAGAAAGGGGAATCCAGTATCGGCTCGATCTGGGGGCCTTTTATAGAAGTCGGGAAACGGAATTTATCCAAGTACTCCATGGACGAACTGAAGGCGATCCGACAATTCCTGGAAGACGCAAAGAACGCGCAATTCGAACATATCGAAAGGGTGAGAAAGTTGAAACTACCCAAGCGGTCTTAG
- a CDS encoding TetR/AcrR family transcriptional regulator, which produces MDRNSQGNLSLREDSPAKDRILTAALDLFYEKGYPNTGINEILEHAGAFKKSLYRHFPSKKDLGRTYLATQERIILALFQKLMDRKSSYPDFIHSWMRVVKRGTESTFRFGCPVANFANQTHDEPELQELTGEFIRRWTELFETYLRKTFPDTNRDKISRTTESILLYYQGTMQVYGMTGDPKYLQKLERELLRLEADLT; this is translated from the coding sequence ATGGACCGCAATTCGCAAGGAAACCTTTCCCTGCGGGAAGATTCCCCTGCCAAGGACAGAATCCTAACCGCAGCCTTGGATCTCTTTTACGAGAAGGGGTATCCGAATACCGGAATCAATGAAATCTTAGAGCATGCCGGAGCCTTTAAGAAAAGCCTGTACCGTCATTTCCCTTCCAAAAAGGACCTGGGTAGAACTTACTTGGCGACCCAGGAAAGGATCATTCTCGCCTTATTCCAAAAACTGATGGATAGAAAATCTTCTTACCCCGACTTCATCCACTCTTGGATGCGAGTGGTAAAACGCGGAACCGAATCCACCTTCCGGTTCGGATGCCCGGTCGCGAACTTCGCGAACCAGACGCATGACGAACCCGAGCTACAGGAATTAACAGGGGAGTTTATCCGACGTTGGACGGAATTATTCGAGACGTATCTACGGAAAACGTTTCCCGATACGAACCGGGACAAAATAAGCAGGACTACCGAGTCGATTTTATTGTACTACCAGGGAACCATGCAGGTATACGGAATGACCGGAGATCCGAAATATCTTCAAAAATTGGAAAGAGAACTATTGAGATTGGAAGCAGATCTGACCTAA
- a CDS encoding thioesterase family protein, with protein METLGLQSQTFGLQSFTFDLPVRRADLDVNGHVNNGTYQSYFEEAREAAFAEAGFFPTRAKNLPSPFGSVFLEYKAELKHPESIRILTSFPEDPQGNWEIRQEMYRSSDGVFAAFAKFSVFSPGQEPRPPELNKEGRFFEHSVPLRWTDISPENHPYLSSLQYYLDDARIKSFIKAGFDLKELNRKGVGPVIYKATLDYFDSLVFPETVSVRTRVEKGEKNRLLFIQDLFRTEGGVEIHVCRGKFYGIFMDLHSKRPFRFSEEEKKRFMTDES; from the coding sequence ATGGAAACCTTAGGACTTCAATCTCAAACCTTCGGTTTGCAGTCGTTTACCTTCGATTTGCCCGTTCGCAGGGCGGATTTGGATGTGAACGGTCATGTGAATAACGGCACGTACCAAAGTTATTTCGAGGAAGCAAGAGAGGCGGCTTTTGCCGAAGCAGGCTTTTTTCCGACTCGAGCAAAGAATCTTCCCTCTCCCTTCGGCTCGGTTTTTCTAGAATATAAGGCGGAATTAAAGCACCCGGAGTCCATTCGGATTCTGACGTCTTTTCCGGAGGACCCGCAAGGGAATTGGGAGATCCGCCAAGAGATGTACCGGTCTTCGGATGGTGTATTTGCGGCCTTTGCCAAGTTTTCCGTCTTTTCTCCCGGGCAGGAACCGCGGCCGCCCGAGTTGAACAAAGAAGGGAGGTTTTTCGAGCATTCCGTTCCGCTTCGTTGGACGGATATCAGTCCGGAGAACCACCCATATCTTTCCTCCCTACAATACTATCTGGACGATGCGAGGATCAAGTCGTTTATCAAAGCAGGCTTTGATCTGAAAGAATTGAATCGTAAAGGTGTCGGGCCCGTCATTTATAAGGCCACTTTGGATTACTTCGATTCCCTTGTTTTCCCGGAAACGGTTTCCGTTCGAACCCGTGTGGAAAAGGGAGAGAAGAATAGGCTCCTGTTCATCCAGGATCTTTTCCGTACGGAAGGGGGCGTTGAGATTCATGTTTGTCGAGGCAAGTTTTACGGGATTTTCATGGACCTTCATTCTAAACGTCCGTTCCGTTTTTCCGAGGAAGAGAAGAAACGCTTTATGACCGACGAGAGCTGA
- a CDS encoding type II toxin-antitoxin system HicB family antitoxin encodes MKDILNYKDFIGSVHYSDEDETFYGKLEEIDDLVTFEGKSVSELKKSFKDSVDDYISVCEKLKKPLFKSFRGTFNVRINPELHRKAVRKSLVLGISLNQFVQSAIEKEILNPKSPKAKT; translated from the coding sequence ATGAAGGATATTTTAAACTATAAAGACTTTATCGGATCGGTTCATTATAGTGATGAAGATGAAACTTTTTACGGGAAATTGGAAGAAATAGACGATCTGGTTACGTTCGAAGGAAAATCGGTTTCGGAACTAAAAAAATCCTTCAAAGATTCGGTGGACGATTATATTTCCGTGTGCGAGAAGCTTAAGAAGCCATTGTTCAAATCTTTTCGTGGAACATTTAATGTTCGGATCAATCCGGAACTTCACAGAAAAGCCGTAAGGAAATCGCTTGTACTTGGAATTTCGCTGAATCAATTCGTGCAGTCTGCGATCGAAAAAGAAATATTGAATCCTAAATCTCCGAAAGCAAAGACCTAA
- a CDS encoding type II toxin-antitoxin system HicA family toxin, producing MSKFEKSLRRLKSKPKDFTYGELRNILTGLGYTEVNQGKTSGSRVGFINEETKHLIRLHKPHPGNILKAYQIELVLDELMKKGII from the coding sequence GTGAGTAAATTCGAAAAGTCGCTTCGTAGGCTGAAATCGAAACCCAAGGATTTTACATATGGTGAATTAAGAAATATCCTAACTGGGTTAGGTTATACCGAAGTAAACCAAGGGAAAACTTCAGGCTCAAGAGTAGGTTTCATAAATGAAGAAACAAAGCATTTGATCAGACTTCATAAACCGCATCCGGGGAATATTTTGAAAGCTTATCAGATTGAATTAGTGCTGGATGAACTAATGAAGAAGGGAATTATATAA
- a CDS encoding OmpA family protein — translation MRFPRWIRPLLLFFSIFSGLNAEEKVLEGKLLQFGRLLHSGEEFVTLISNDLGPELSRHEKETIRILCEMKGKNCEPLRFDLSPFAEQTGLAPWTLKKIPDYVGRGLYSINPVVSPDGKALFWTVFRPQGRHGTQRIWMAEKDEFGIWKDGKEMPPPLNNELPTSVLAALSGGNELFLFGSYDDEEQKKKLEDELQERKKEAYQNIDRDPEVHSKIESIEEEYRKKKEALARRVPLYRSYKENQSWSVPKIIQFPGFYNHYRKKTNPSQEVFGGSTLSSNGRVLIFSVQREDSVGKLDLYVSYRREDGTYVFGQNLGNGINTEKEEMAPFLASDDRTLYFSSDGHKGISVYVTRRIGDGWDKWTKPTEVSENLKGTNFFSIPANSQWAYLSKEGKLYMAYLPEEFRPGAVVVVEGRVKDENGNSLSAEIHYESLTNLSKLGSAKSDPKDGSFSIVLPYGQKYGIYVEKKGYLTVSRNLDLTTSEKKDKVATEFVLPTLAAGRQVRLDNIFFETNRFELTKDSEPELDRLAEILKADPNLKIRIEGHTDNIGKEKDNQVLSENRAKAVSEYLRSHHGIDPTRLHTVGYGDSIPIAPNDTPENRQKNRRVVFIISE, via the coding sequence ATGAGATTCCCCAGATGGATCCGACCACTACTCCTCTTTTTTTCCATCTTTTCGGGACTAAACGCCGAAGAAAAAGTCCTCGAAGGGAAATTACTGCAATTCGGAAGGCTTCTTCATTCGGGAGAAGAATTCGTAACTCTCATCTCTAACGACCTCGGCCCGGAACTATCCAGGCATGAAAAGGAGACCATCCGCATCCTTTGCGAAATGAAGGGAAAGAATTGCGAACCTCTTCGGTTCGATCTTTCTCCGTTCGCGGAACAGACAGGATTGGCTCCCTGGACTCTGAAAAAAATTCCGGACTATGTCGGTCGCGGTCTCTATTCCATCAACCCGGTCGTATCTCCGGACGGAAAGGCGCTGTTCTGGACGGTTTTTCGCCCCCAAGGAAGGCACGGAACCCAAAGAATCTGGATGGCGGAAAAAGACGAATTCGGAATTTGGAAGGACGGAAAGGAAATGCCTCCTCCCTTAAACAACGAACTTCCTACATCGGTTCTCGCGGCTCTCTCCGGAGGCAATGAACTCTTCCTGTTCGGGAGTTATGACGACGAAGAGCAGAAAAAAAAACTGGAGGACGAACTGCAGGAACGGAAAAAGGAAGCGTATCAGAACATAGACCGAGATCCGGAAGTCCATTCCAAAATCGAATCCATAGAAGAGGAATATCGGAAAAAAAAGGAAGCTCTCGCCCGAAGAGTCCCTCTCTACCGGAGCTACAAAGAGAACCAAAGCTGGTCCGTACCTAAAATCATACAATTCCCCGGGTTTTATAATCATTATAGAAAGAAGACCAATCCCTCCCAGGAAGTCTTCGGAGGCTCTACGCTTTCCAGCAACGGAAGAGTCCTGATTTTTTCCGTCCAGCGAGAGGATTCCGTAGGAAAACTGGATCTGTACGTAAGCTATCGGCGGGAAGACGGAACCTACGTTTTCGGACAAAACCTCGGAAACGGGATCAATACGGAAAAGGAAGAGATGGCCCCTTTCTTGGCCAGCGATGACCGAACCCTGTATTTTTCCAGCGACGGACATAAAGGAATTTCCGTATATGTTACGAGAAGAATCGGAGACGGATGGGACAAATGGACCAAGCCGACGGAAGTCTCCGAGAACCTCAAAGGAACGAATTTCTTTTCCATACCCGCAAACAGCCAGTGGGCTTATCTAAGCAAGGAAGGAAAATTGTACATGGCCTATCTGCCGGAGGAGTTCCGTCCCGGAGCAGTGGTCGTAGTGGAAGGAAGAGTCAAGGACGAAAACGGAAATTCCCTCTCCGCGGAAATACATTACGAATCTCTAACAAACCTCTCCAAACTGGGTAGCGCCAAAAGCGACCCCAAGGACGGAAGCTTCAGCATCGTACTCCCTTACGGACAGAAATACGGAATCTATGTGGAAAAAAAGGGATACCTTACCGTTTCCCGAAACTTGGACCTCACTACTTCTGAAAAAAAAGACAAGGTAGCGACGGAATTCGTCCTCCCTACCCTAGCTGCGGGGAGACAGGTCCGACTCGATAATATCTTCTTCGAAACGAACCGGTTCGAACTCACCAAAGATTCCGAACCGGAACTGGATCGGCTCGCCGAGATTCTAAAGGCGGATCCGAATCTCAAGATCCGCATCGAAGGCCATACGGACAACATAGGAAAGGAAAAGGACAACCAAGTCTTATCCGAAAATCGCGCCAAGGCCGTATCGGAATACCTACGATCACATCACGGAATAGATCCCACTAGATTGCACACAGTCGGTTACGGGGATTCCATCCCAATCGCACCGAACGATACGCCTGAAAATCGCCAAAAAAACCGCCGTGTCGTTTTCATAATCTCGGAATAG